Part of the Deinococcota bacterium genome is shown below.
GGACAGCATACAAAATCTGTAGGGGCGCAAGGCTTGCGCCCCTACTCCTTGATGGCGTAGCCGATGCCGCGCACGGTGCGGATGACCCCGAAGCCGCCGGCGTCGCGCAGCTTGCCGCGGATGTTGGCGATATGCACGTCGACGACGTTGGAGCTTGGCGGCAGGTCTTCGCCCCAAACGTTCTTTTCGATCTCCTGGCGGCTGTAGACCCGCCCCGGCGGGGTGCACAGGTAGACCAAAAGGTCGAACTCCCTGGGCGACAGCTTGATCTCCTGCTGCTGCCAGAAGATCTGCCGGCGCGCCGAGTCCAAGGACATCTCGCCGACCTTTTGGGTGGCACCCGAGCTGCGCCGCCTCAGTTGCACGCGGATGCGGGCGACGAGCTCGTCGACGTGAAAGGGTTTGGCCAGATAGTCGTCCGCCCCGGCGTTCAAGAGGTCCACTTTGGTGGCGAGCTCGTCGGCGGCGGTCAGGATGATGATGGGCGTCTCGCTGGTCTTGCGGATGCGCCGGGCGATCTCGATGCCGTGCAGGTCGGGTAGACCCAGGTCGAGCACGATCAGGTCGGGAGCCTCCTCGCGGGCGGCGGAAAGACCGCGCACTCCGGTCTCGGCGCCCAGCACCTCGAAGCCGGCCTCCTCGAGCTCGAGCTTCAGCAGGCGGATGATGTCGGCGTCGTCTTCGACGATCAGTATGCGTGCGAAGTCTTTCACGGTCTATCCCTCACAGTCTTCCCCTAACGCCCGGCTTCCCCTAACGCCCGGCTTCCCCTAACGCCCCTAGCCCTCGTCGGGCGGCAGGATAAAGAGCCTGATATCGCGCTCTTGCTCGAGAAACTCCCTGAGCGACACGGGCGGTCCCTCCGGCTCGGGCGTGAGCAGGATATCATCACCGTCCGGCGCGACCAGGCCCGGATAGATCTCGAGCGTGGCTTCGTCGCTCTCGCCTTCCTGCCTATCCCTTCCTGCACTACCCTCTCCTGCCTTAACCGACCTGTTGTCGCCGTTTCCATAGGAAATGATTATCCTCACTTCGCTCTCGGGAATGAGCACGGTCTGCAAGACGAGTTGCCGGTCCGCCACCACGGCCTCGCCATGAACCGTGAGCAGGTCCGGCGACA
Proteins encoded:
- a CDS encoding response regulator transcription factor is translated as MKDFARILIVEDDADIIRLLKLELEEAGFEVLGAETGVRGLSAAREEAPDLIVLDLGLPDLHGIEIARRIRKTSETPIIILTAADELATKVDLLNAGADDYLAKPFHVDELVARIRVQLRRRSSGATQKVGEMSLDSARRQIFWQQQEIKLSPREFDLLVYLCTPPGRVYSRQEIEKNVWGEDLPPSSNVVDVHIANIRGKLRDAGGFGVIRTVRGIGYAIKE